The Shewanella mangrovisoli genome has a window encoding:
- the arfB gene encoding alternative ribosome rescue aminoacyl-tRNA hydrolase ArfB, producing MIKISNRVELPENEIEWQFIRSSGAGGQNVNKVSTAAQLIFDIRNSSLPEFYQQRLLQKADHRITASGKIIIKCQASRSQEANRQTALEQFIALVASVAEVPKKRIPTRATKSSQTKRLDAKKQRGATKAMRQIKFD from the coding sequence ATGATAAAAATCTCAAACCGTGTGGAACTTCCGGAAAATGAAATCGAGTGGCAATTTATCCGCTCCAGCGGCGCTGGCGGGCAAAATGTCAATAAAGTCTCCACTGCCGCCCAGCTGATTTTTGATATCAGAAACTCATCCTTACCCGAGTTTTATCAGCAGCGCCTGCTGCAAAAAGCCGATCATCGCATCACCGCCAGCGGCAAAATCATTATCAAATGTCAGGCGAGTCGCAGCCAAGAGGCGAATCGGCAAACCGCCTTGGAGCAATTTATCGCCCTAGTTGCCAGCGTGGCAGAAGTGCCCAAAAAACGCATTCCGACCCGCGCGACCAAAAGCAGCCAAACCAAACGCTTAGATGCAAAAAAACAACGCGGCGCCACTAAGGCGATGCGACAGATTAAGTTTGATTAA
- the aroQ gene encoding type II 3-dehydroquinate dehydratase, whose protein sequence is MNHKVLLINGPNLNLLGRREPSVYGHQTLADIVALLTEQAQTAGVQLEHIQSNAEFELINAIHATDAQMIIINPAAFTHTSVALRDALLGVDIPFFEVHLSNVHAREPFRHHSYLSDKAIGVICGFGAQGYEFALAAAIKRLKA, encoded by the coding sequence ATGAATCATAAAGTTCTGCTCATCAATGGCCCTAATTTAAACCTCCTTGGCCGTCGTGAGCCCAGTGTTTACGGTCATCAAACCTTAGCCGATATTGTTGCCCTGTTAACTGAACAAGCGCAGACGGCGGGCGTACAACTTGAACATATTCAATCGAATGCCGAATTTGAGTTGATCAACGCTATCCATGCCACCGATGCGCAGATGATCATTATCAATCCCGCAGCCTTTACCCACACCAGTGTGGCCCTGCGTGACGCACTACTTGGGGTGGACATCCCCTTCTTTGAAGTGCATTTATCCAATGTCCATGCCCGCGAGCCCTTCCGCCACCACTCCTATTTGTCCGATAAGGCCATTGGGGTGATTTGTGGTTTCGGCGCCCAAGGCTATGAGTTTGCCCTCGCAGCGGCGATTAAGAGATTGAAGGCATAA
- a CDS encoding MFS transporter: MQTVQPQTQAQSSALWVLLALALGTFALGTTEFAAMTLVPYIASDLSVDVAHVSYAISAYALGVVVGSPIIMVLGVRIKRRTLLIALAAMMAVANGLSALAPSLNWLVFFRFLSGLPHGAYFGVAMLLAASLVPPEMKARAVSRVIIGLTLATIVGVPFATWMGQTVGWRSGIGIVAIIAAVTAVMLYFLAPNVAVPQNASPKKELQTLKNREVWLTLGIAAIGFGGIFCVYTYLAETLIQVTQVEPFKIPVMMAVFGIGATLGTLVCGWAADKSALAAAFWSLVLSTLVLALYPSLTGSYWALMPIVFFVGSGIGLATTVQARLMDVAPDGQAMTGALVQCAFNLANAIGPWVGSLVILSGQGIAATGYAAALLSLGGLVMWWLTHRESRRSSALCTANCID; this comes from the coding sequence TTGCAAACAGTTCAGCCCCAGACTCAGGCTCAAAGCAGCGCGCTTTGGGTGTTACTCGCCTTGGCATTAGGCACCTTTGCCTTAGGCACCACAGAATTTGCCGCCATGACCTTAGTGCCTTATATCGCTAGCGATTTAAGTGTCGATGTCGCCCATGTGAGTTATGCCATCAGCGCCTATGCCCTTGGGGTGGTGGTGGGCTCGCCCATCATTATGGTGCTAGGGGTGAGGATTAAGCGGCGCACGCTGTTAATCGCCTTGGCCGCCATGATGGCGGTTGCCAATGGCTTAAGCGCCCTAGCGCCCAGCTTGAATTGGTTAGTGTTTTTCCGCTTTTTAAGTGGCTTGCCCCATGGAGCTTACTTTGGGGTGGCTATGTTACTGGCGGCGTCCTTAGTGCCTCCCGAGATGAAGGCTCGAGCGGTTTCTCGGGTGATTATCGGCTTAACCTTAGCCACTATCGTTGGCGTGCCCTTCGCGACTTGGATGGGGCAAACCGTCGGTTGGCGCTCTGGTATCGGTATAGTGGCGATTATTGCCGCCGTTACCGCCGTGATGCTGTATTTCCTCGCGCCGAATGTCGCCGTACCGCAAAATGCCAGCCCGAAAAAAGAGCTGCAAACCCTAAAGAATCGCGAAGTTTGGCTCACGCTCGGTATTGCGGCTATCGGTTTTGGTGGGATTTTCTGTGTGTATACCTATCTGGCCGAGACGCTGATCCAAGTCACCCAGGTCGAACCCTTTAAAATCCCGGTGATGATGGCAGTCTTTGGGATTGGCGCCACCTTAGGCACCTTAGTCTGTGGCTGGGCGGCGGATAAGTCGGCGCTGGCGGCGGCATTTTGGTCGTTGGTGTTAAGCACCTTAGTGCTGGCGCTGTATCCGAGTTTGACGGGATCTTATTGGGCGTTGATGCCGATTGTATTCTTTGTGGGCTCGGGGATTGGTCTGGCTACCACAGTGCAGGCGCGATTAATGGACGTGGCCCCCGATGGGCAGGCCATGACCGGCGCTTTAGTACAATGTGCCTTTAACCTTGCCAATGCGATTGGCCCTTGGGTGGGCAGCTTAGTGATCTTATCTGGCCAAGGCATCGCCGCGACGGGCTATGCCGCAGCGCTGTTATCCCTCGGTGGTTTAGTTATGTGGTGGTTAACCCATAGGGAGAGCCGCCGAAGCAGTGCCCTGTGCACCGCTAATTGCATCGACTAA
- a CDS encoding SDR family NAD(P)-dependent oxidoreductase, whose product MILITGASSGLGAALAALYAKDNQALTLTGRDANRLHTVANALSPFSNQSISAISADLADEASVEALFDGLTDTPNTVIHCAGSGYFGALETQGTSEIQALLNNNVTSTILLVRELVKRYKQQAVKVVIVMSTAALAAKAGESTYCAAKWAVRGFIESVRLELKQSPMKLIAVYPGGMDTGFWPSSGKSLDTSSFMSADEAAGMLKQALLATEHGYIADITIQRG is encoded by the coding sequence ATGATACTGATTACTGGCGCAAGCAGTGGTTTAGGCGCGGCATTAGCCGCCCTATATGCCAAGGATAACCAAGCACTCACACTGACGGGACGCGATGCCAATCGCCTGCATACCGTGGCCAATGCCCTCAGCCCATTTTCGAATCAAAGCATCAGCGCCATTAGTGCCGATTTAGCGGACGAGGCGAGTGTCGAAGCGTTATTCGATGGCCTTACCGATACCCCCAACACGGTTATTCACTGCGCTGGCAGTGGTTACTTCGGTGCGCTGGAAACCCAAGGTACGAGTGAAATCCAAGCGCTGCTGAATAACAATGTCACTTCAACGATTCTGCTGGTACGTGAATTAGTGAAACGCTATAAACAGCAAGCTGTTAAGGTCGTGATCGTGATGTCCACCGCCGCCCTCGCCGCCAAAGCGGGAGAGTCGACCTACTGCGCCGCCAAATGGGCGGTGCGGGGCTTTATCGAATCGGTACGTTTGGAGCTCAAGCAGAGTCCGATGAAGTTGATTGCGGTTTATCCCGGCGGTATGGATACCGGCTTTTGGCCAAGCAGTGGTAAGAGTCTAGACACCTCAAGCTTTATGTCCGCTGATGAGGCCGCTGGCATGCTAAAACAAGCGTTGCTTGCCACCGAACATGGTTATATCGCCGATATCACCATTCAACGGGGATAA
- the ubiD gene encoding 4-hydroxy-3-polyprenylbenzoate decarboxylase — MSFKDLRSFIDHLEANGELKRISYPVDPHLEMTEIADRVLRAKGPALLFENPTNHSMPVLANLFGTPKRVAMALGKEDPLALRDVGELLAFLKEPEPPRGFKDAISKIPMFKQALNMPPKTVRNPACQQVVKTGDEVDLTQLPIQHCWPGDVAPLVTWGLTITKGPRKSRQNLGIYRQQLLGKNKLIMRWLSHRGGALDFADFKEQFPGERYPVVVALGSDPVTILGAVTPVPDAMSEYAFAGLLRGERTEVCKALSCDLEVPASSEIILEGYIDPDEMAEEGPYGDHTGYYNETDKFPVFTVTHITHRKDPIYHSTYTGRPPDEPAMLGVALNEVFVPILRKQYPEIIDFYLPPEGCSYRMAVISIRKQYPGHAKRVMMGAWSFLRQFMYTKFIVVVDDDVNCRDWNDVIWAITTRMDPKRDTVMIDNTPIDYLDFASPVAGLGSKMGLDATNKWEGETNREWGTPIVMDPKVKQKIDSIWDELGIDDSPTL; from the coding sequence ATGAGTTTTAAGGATTTACGCAGCTTTATCGATCATCTGGAAGCCAATGGCGAACTCAAACGCATTAGCTACCCCGTTGATCCTCATTTAGAAATGACAGAGATCGCCGATCGCGTTCTACGCGCCAAAGGCCCTGCACTCCTATTCGAAAATCCAACCAATCATTCAATGCCAGTGCTGGCCAACCTCTTTGGTACCCCCAAACGCGTCGCCATGGCGCTGGGCAAAGAAGATCCACTCGCGCTGCGCGATGTGGGTGAGCTGCTGGCGTTTTTAAAAGAACCCGAGCCACCACGCGGCTTTAAAGACGCGATTTCAAAAATCCCCATGTTCAAGCAAGCCTTGAATATGCCGCCTAAGACGGTGCGTAATCCCGCCTGTCAGCAAGTGGTAAAAACTGGCGATGAGGTCGATTTAACTCAGCTGCCGATCCAGCATTGCTGGCCGGGCGATGTCGCGCCTTTGGTCACTTGGGGCTTAACTATCACCAAAGGGCCGCGTAAGAGTCGCCAAAACCTTGGGATCTATCGTCAGCAGTTGCTCGGCAAGAATAAACTCATTATGCGCTGGCTGTCCCACCGTGGTGGCGCGCTTGATTTTGCCGATTTTAAAGAGCAATTCCCCGGCGAGCGTTACCCAGTGGTGGTTGCCTTAGGCTCTGATCCTGTGACCATTTTAGGCGCGGTAACGCCAGTGCCCGATGCCATGAGCGAATACGCTTTCGCAGGATTGCTGCGCGGCGAGCGCACCGAAGTCTGCAAGGCATTGAGCTGTGATTTAGAAGTGCCCGCCAGCAGCGAGATCATCCTCGAAGGCTATATCGACCCCGACGAAATGGCCGAAGAAGGCCCCTACGGCGACCACACGGGTTACTACAACGAGACGGATAAATTCCCCGTCTTTACCGTGACCCATATTACCCACCGTAAGGATCCGATTTACCACAGTACCTACACAGGCCGTCCACCGGATGAACCCGCCATGTTAGGTGTGGCACTCAACGAAGTGTTTGTGCCGATTTTGCGTAAGCAATATCCTGAAATTATTGATTTTTACCTGCCGCCCGAAGGTTGCTCCTATCGGATGGCGGTGATCTCGATTCGTAAACAATATCCTGGCCATGCTAAACGGGTAATGATGGGCGCTTGGTCCTTCCTGCGCCAATTTATGTATACCAAGTTTATTGTGGTGGTCGACGACGATGTGAATTGCCGCGACTGGAACGATGTGATTTGGGCCATTACCACCCGTATGGATCCTAAGCGCGACACGGTAATGATCGATAACACGCCTATCGATTACCTCGACTTTGCCTCTCCCGTGGCGGGCCTCGGCTCCAAAATGGGTCTCGATGCCACTAATAAGTGGGAAGGCGAAACCAACCGCGAATGGGGCACGCCGATTGTGATGGATCCTAAGGTTAAGCAAAAGATCGACTCAATCTGGGATGAGTTAGGCATAGACGACAGCCCAACCCTATAA
- the accB gene encoding acetyl-CoA carboxylase biotin carboxyl carrier protein: MAVDLRKIKKLIELVQESGIAELAITEGEESIRITRYNPHSASAPERAHNPAPSSALTPKPAKTRDALPVIEGFVQLSPIVGTFHASQGQTEAPLVRVGQRVARGDTLCIIEAMRMQNPIEAERDGIIGAIWVKDGDDVAFDQPLFTLI; the protein is encoded by the coding sequence ATGGCGGTTGACCTTCGAAAGATCAAAAAGCTGATTGAATTGGTGCAGGAATCTGGGATTGCGGAACTCGCGATTACCGAAGGGGAAGAATCAATTCGCATCACCCGATACAACCCGCACAGCGCAAGCGCACCTGAGAGGGCGCACAATCCTGCGCCCTCTTCTGCACTCACGCCAAAGCCAGCCAAAACCCGTGACGCCCTGCCTGTGATTGAAGGTTTTGTGCAGCTATCGCCCATAGTCGGTACCTTCCATGCTTCACAAGGCCAAACCGAGGCGCCCTTGGTGCGTGTGGGCCAAAGGGTGGCGCGTGGCGACACGCTTTGCATTATCGAAGCCATGCGGATGCAAAATCCCATCGAGGCCGAGCGTGACGGCATAATCGGCGCCATTTGGGTGAAAGATGGGGACGATGTCGCCTTCGACCAGCCGCTGTTCACCCTGATCTAA
- a CDS encoding TolC family protein produces MKKTIIAQTLFGLFSTLVLVGGQVHSAVAATSSLEVNELNAEGTLLAQGELLTEETQASLKQWLPELLKQINQLPEVQAQIARQQQAELAIAAADRAIYNPELGLNYQNADTDTYSLGLSQTLDWGDKRGVATRLAQLEAQILLADIQLERSQMLAERLLALAEQAQSNKALTFAEQQLRFTQAQLNIAEQRFAAGDLSDVELQLLKLELASNTADYALAEQAALVADGKVIELLGVDKLGFREFIPEIGQWVTQMTPKVNLPALTSAHQQVLLAKANAMKVKADTAADPTINLGVEKEGDDNKFGVGVAIPLQMRNNYSELQAVADKGIAIAEQNYLARERVLTAKQAQFTNALPRLLARYQDWRERVAASGSKAAKSLSEQWRSGDVSTSEYLQSRRQLAASYLVGLNLETAIYQSWLTWMGDSGQLLPMIDTLADTSVGQSTSISSTHAVPAK; encoded by the coding sequence ATGAAGAAAACCATTATCGCCCAGACCTTGTTTGGCCTGTTTAGCACACTCGTGCTCGTTGGCGGACAGGTTCACTCTGCTGTTGCAGCAACCTCAAGCCTTGAGGTGAACGAGCTAAATGCCGAAGGCACTTTATTAGCGCAAGGCGAGCTATTAACCGAAGAAACTCAAGCTTCCCTCAAGCAGTGGTTGCCTGAGTTACTCAAGCAAATTAATCAGTTACCCGAAGTGCAGGCGCAAATTGCTCGGCAGCAACAGGCAGAGCTTGCCATTGCGGCTGCGGATCGCGCCATCTATAACCCTGAGCTTGGACTCAATTATCAAAACGCCGACACAGATACCTACAGCCTAGGGCTGAGCCAAACCCTAGATTGGGGCGATAAGCGCGGCGTGGCGACTCGCCTTGCCCAGCTCGAGGCGCAAATCCTGTTAGCGGATATACAGCTAGAGCGCAGTCAGATGTTGGCCGAGCGGCTATTGGCACTGGCCGAGCAGGCGCAAAGCAATAAGGCGCTGACCTTCGCCGAGCAGCAATTAAGGTTTACGCAGGCACAGCTCAATATTGCCGAGCAGCGCTTTGCTGCGGGGGATTTATCCGATGTTGAGTTGCAACTGCTAAAGCTCGAACTGGCGAGTAACACCGCCGACTATGCGCTGGCCGAGCAAGCGGCGTTAGTGGCCGATGGCAAAGTCATCGAATTACTCGGAGTCGATAAGCTGGGATTTAGGGAGTTTATCCCCGAAATTGGCCAATGGGTGACGCAAATGACCCCGAAAGTGAATTTACCCGCATTGACCAGTGCCCATCAACAGGTGCTGTTGGCCAAGGCTAATGCCATGAAGGTTAAGGCGGACACGGCTGCCGATCCCACCATCAACCTCGGTGTTGAAAAGGAAGGCGATGACAACAAGTTTGGCGTCGGCGTGGCCATCCCTTTGCAGATGCGGAATAACTACAGTGAGTTACAGGCGGTTGCCGACAAGGGTATCGCAATCGCGGAGCAGAACTACTTAGCCCGTGAGCGAGTACTTACGGCCAAACAGGCACAATTTACCAATGCTTTACCCCGTTTACTGGCGCGCTACCAAGATTGGCGCGAGCGAGTCGCCGCCTCGGGGAGTAAAGCCGCTAAATCCTTAAGTGAGCAGTGGCGTTCGGGTGATGTGAGTACCAGCGAGTATTTGCAGAGTCGGCGCCAGCTCGCGGCCAGTTATTTGGTCGGTTTAAACCTCGAAACGGCAATTTATCAGAGTTGGTTAACTTGGATGGGGGACAGCGGTCAGCTGCTGCCCATGATTGACACCTTAGCCGACACATCAGTCGGCCAATCAACATCTATTTCTTCCACACACGCCGTGCCAGCAAAGTAA
- a CDS encoding DUF3012 domain-containing protein: MSLLKTMTAKPTAKLGAIALVLAFTAGLSACAPEVGSDAWCKQMKDKPSGDWTANEAADYAKHCVFK; this comes from the coding sequence ATGTCTTTGTTGAAAACTATGACTGCCAAACCGACCGCTAAATTAGGCGCTATCGCCCTAGTATTGGCCTTTACCGCAGGCTTAAGTGCCTGTGCGCCAGAGGTAGGTAGTGATGCTTGGTGTAAGCAAATGAAGGATAAACCTTCAGGTGATTGGACGGCGAACGAAGCTGCCGATTACGCTAAACACTGCGTGTTTAAGTAA
- a CDS encoding STAS/SEC14 domain-containing protein: MLCQIPDIAKGVISLFASGRLSSTDYRTRLQPAIKSYRKDWGQVCLYIEADVLLEGWEFESLTGSGEVQLPNFEALVFVGGPDWVGNAVRLLGPFMQGEVAWFPLEQKAKAIDWIAKRSTF; this comes from the coding sequence ATGTTATGCCAAATCCCCGATATTGCTAAGGGTGTTATCAGTCTTTTCGCCAGTGGTCGACTCTCTTCAACCGATTATCGTACCCGTTTACAGCCGGCCATTAAGAGTTACCGCAAGGATTGGGGACAAGTTTGCCTGTATATCGAGGCGGACGTCTTACTCGAAGGCTGGGAATTTGAGTCGCTAACGGGCAGCGGCGAAGTCCAACTTCCTAATTTTGAAGCCTTAGTATTTGTTGGTGGCCCAGATTGGGTGGGTAACGCCGTGCGCTTACTCGGCCCCTTTATGCAGGGCGAAGTGGCTTGGTTCCCTTTAGAACAAAAAGCCAAAGCCATCGACTGGATTGCGAAACGTTCAACTTTTTAA
- a CDS encoding efflux RND transporter periplasmic adaptor subunit, with translation MNSFTQKSSFHTLGTVSAAGLRSLFTPSRLALALMLTSLTLTTPTFAGEGHDHDAEKVTNKAEKSASATEDDHGEQALTFTPAQLELAGVRLLPLSSDSLSFSNLNLDTIATATLVVDRDRTATLAPQLDVRVQARHVVPGQEVKKGEPLLTLGGAEVAKAQAEYINAAAEWSRVRRMSEGAVSVSRRMQAQVDAELKRAILDAIKMTPEQIRTLESTPEAIGSYQLLAPIDGRVQQDIAMLGQVFTAGTPLMQLTDESHLWVEAQLTPAQAANVNVGGPALVQVGDKTLAGKIIGRSHELDSVTRTEQILVSMPNPEHVLHAGQFAELYFADAPKGSDLSSGFSSGIVLPDAALTRSGDGDWQIFIQDEDGFEAIEVELVQRQRGLSLVRGDKLDKARQAQLKVVVGGAFFLASELAKAGFDIHAH, from the coding sequence ATGAATTCATTTACTCAAAAATCGTCTTTCCATACTTTGGGCACAGTGTCTGCTGCGGGCTTAAGGTCGTTATTTACTCCTTCCCGTTTAGCATTGGCTTTGATGCTGACCTCCTTAACCCTGACGACGCCGACCTTCGCGGGTGAAGGCCATGATCACGACGCTGAAAAGGTCACCAATAAGGCAGAAAAAAGCGCTTCAGCGACAGAAGATGACCATGGTGAGCAGGCACTCACTTTTACGCCTGCGCAGCTGGAACTTGCCGGCGTGCGCCTGTTGCCCCTGAGCAGCGATAGCTTAAGTTTTAGCAATCTCAACCTCGATACTATTGCGACCGCCACTCTAGTGGTTGACCGTGATAGAACCGCGACCTTAGCACCGCAGCTGGATGTGCGGGTGCAGGCGCGCCATGTGGTGCCCGGCCAAGAGGTGAAAAAAGGTGAGCCCTTACTGACCTTAGGCGGCGCAGAAGTCGCCAAGGCGCAGGCGGAATATATCAATGCCGCTGCCGAGTGGAGTCGAGTGCGTCGTATGAGTGAGGGCGCGGTGAGCGTGAGCCGCAGAATGCAGGCGCAGGTCGATGCCGAACTGAAGCGAGCGATTTTAGATGCGATCAAAATGACCCCTGAACAGATTCGTACCTTAGAGTCGACCCCTGAAGCTATCGGCAGCTATCAACTTTTAGCGCCTATCGATGGCCGTGTGCAGCAGGATATCGCCATGCTAGGCCAAGTGTTCACCGCTGGCACACCATTAATGCAATTAACCGATGAATCGCACCTTTGGGTCGAAGCGCAATTAACTCCGGCGCAGGCGGCCAATGTGAATGTCGGCGGCCCGGCGTTGGTGCAAGTGGGGGATAAAACGCTGGCGGGCAAGATTATTGGCCGCTCCCATGAGCTGGATAGTGTGACCCGTACCGAGCAGATTTTAGTCAGCATGCCAAACCCTGAGCATGTGTTGCACGCGGGGCAATTTGCCGAGCTGTATTTTGCCGATGCGCCTAAGGGTAGCGACTTATCATCAGGCTTCTCTTCTGGAATCGTCTTGCCAGATGCGGCGCTAACCCGCAGTGGTGACGGTGATTGGCAGATCTTTATTCAAGACGAAGATGGTTTCGAAGCCATTGAGGTGGAACTAGTACAGCGTCAGCGCGGCTTAAGCCTAGTTCGCGGCGACAAGTTGGATAAGGCGCGACAGGCACAACTAAAAGTGGTGGTGGGAGGCGCATTTTTCTTGGCGTCGGAGCTGGCCAAAGCTGGCTTTGATATTCATGCCCACTAA
- the fre gene encoding NAD(P)H-flavin reductase, with product MKTIRCKIEKVTPFNDAVYQVWLKPDTPLEFQAGQYLCVVMGEKDKRPFSIASAPNAEVIELHIGAAVSESYPMQVVERLRNSTHIDIEAPGGEAHLRHDSQRPRLLIAGGTGFSYIKSIVEQQIALDQQVETTLYWGCRTQDAMYYESIARQWHDAHPWLHFVPVVEEAPANWQGKTANLLAQIKQDFISLNGYDIYIAGRFDMVGAAREIFREMGVDEAHLYGDAFAFIK from the coding sequence ATGAAAACCATACGTTGTAAGATAGAGAAAGTAACCCCCTTTAACGACGCCGTGTATCAGGTGTGGTTAAAGCCCGATACCCCCTTGGAGTTTCAAGCGGGACAATACCTGTGTGTTGTGATGGGTGAAAAAGATAAACGTCCCTTCTCTATCGCGTCCGCCCCTAATGCCGAAGTGATTGAGCTTCATATTGGTGCGGCCGTCAGCGAAAGCTATCCAATGCAAGTGGTTGAAAGATTGCGTAATAGCACGCATATCGACATCGAAGCGCCAGGCGGCGAAGCCCATTTACGCCACGACAGCCAGCGCCCACGTTTATTGATTGCTGGTGGCACAGGCTTCTCGTACATCAAGAGTATTGTCGAGCAACAAATCGCCCTAGACCAACAGGTCGAAACCACTCTCTACTGGGGTTGCCGCACCCAAGATGCGATGTACTACGAAAGCATCGCCCGCCAATGGCACGACGCTCACCCTTGGTTACACTTTGTGCCCGTGGTGGAAGAAGCCCCAGCCAACTGGCAAGGTAAAACCGCTAACCTGCTCGCGCAAATCAAGCAAGATTTTATTAGCCTCAATGGCTATGACATCTATATCGCAGGTCGTTTCGATATGGTCGGCGCCGCCCGCGAAATCTTCCGCGAAATGGGTGTCGATGAAGCCCATCTCTACGGCGATGCCTTCGCATTTATCAAATAA